A stretch of Candidatus Coatesbacteria bacterium DNA encodes these proteins:
- a CDS encoding methyltransferase — translation MLSAVARLFVQNLPRLIPGRVVLWDTAEEALWRELRRAGREPLVVEDRLEDLTGGEADEVHAAFPPPDDYGVLLIAMSRDRERSRQQLAWAARHLAPGGSVLFAGANKEGIKAYKDTLKACFAEVEAEMHSHCRVWLGRKPRELEELDTDPPPAYELPGLGTVYSLPGVFGHRGLDEGTAALLEYLPDRWRDWLVCDLGCGAGPLALKALRGEALRVDALDSSAAALRSARSTLAPFDNARVLPWRLGDDPPDTYDAVLCNPPFHAGGRHAVSLSRGFVEAAADMLVDDGELWLVLRRELPADRILAGPFKSTDNLDDGEGHLLIRAVKGQPEEEDGAGMGGEERT, via the coding sequence ATGCTCTCGGCCGTCGCCCGTCTGTTCGTCCAGAACCTGCCCCGGTTGATCCCCGGCCGCGTCGTCCTCTGGGACACCGCCGAGGAAGCCCTGTGGCGCGAGCTGCGCCGGGCGGGCCGCGAACCCCTCGTCGTCGAGGACCGCCTGGAGGACCTGACCGGCGGGGAGGCCGACGAGGTCCATGCCGCCTTCCCGCCCCCGGACGACTACGGGGTCCTGCTGATCGCCATGAGCCGGGACCGCGAGCGCTCGCGCCAGCAGTTGGCCTGGGCCGCCCGTCACCTGGCCCCCGGCGGCAGCGTCCTCTTCGCCGGCGCCAACAAGGAAGGCATCAAGGCTTACAAGGACACCCTCAAGGCTTGCTTCGCCGAGGTCGAGGCCGAGATGCACAGCCACTGCCGGGTCTGGTTAGGCCGCAAGCCCCGGGAACTCGAAGAGCTGGACACCGACCCGCCACCGGCCTACGAGCTTCCCGGCCTGGGAACCGTCTACAGCCTGCCCGGCGTCTTCGGCCACCGGGGGCTCGACGAGGGCACGGCGGCCCTGCTGGAGTACCTGCCGGACCGCTGGCGCGACTGGCTGGTCTGCGATCTGGGCTGCGGCGCCGGTCCCCTGGCGCTCAAGGCCCTGCGCGGTGAAGCCCTGCGCGTCGACGCCCTGGATTCCTCCGCTGCGGCCCTGCGCAGCGCCCGGTCCACTCTGGCGCCCTTCGACAACGCCCGGGTGCTGCCCTGGCGGTTGGGCGATGATCCGCCCGACACCTACGACGCCGTGCTCTGCAATCCGCCCTTCCACGCCGGCGGCCGCCACGCCGTCAGCCTGAGCCGCGGCTTCGTCGAGGCCGCCGCCGACATGCTCGTCGACGACGGCGAGTTGTGGCTGGTGCTGCGCCGGGAGCTGCCCGCCGACCGCATCCTCGCCGGGCCCTTCAAGAGCACCGACAACCTCGACGACGGCGAGGGCCACCTGCTGATCCGCGCCGTCAAGGGCCAACCGGAGGAAGA